GGCTGGAAATAAAAGATGATTTCAGCCTGTCTTCCGGGCAGGAGGCGCAGGTGCGCGAAATCATTCACAGGTTCAAACTCAATTCCCTCCAGTCCAAGGAAGACATCCGCGATAAAAGGGTGGAAATCATCGAAGAACTGGGCAATCCCACCTGCGCTGCCAAGAAAGTCAACAGCCTGGCCGACGAACTGAATCAGTTGGAAAACCAGCTGAACCGGGATTTTCTTGCCGCCCTGCTTAAAATCAATGACATTCTCGAACCCAGCCAGCGGCTCAATTTGCTGTACCGCCTGAGCCGCAACTGGTTCTTTCTGACCCCAATCCGCGAAAAAGGAGGAGCCGATGAATAAAAAAATCGTCATTTTTCTGGTGCTGCTGATCGCGCTCGGCCTGGCCGTCCAGGCCCAAGCGAATAAAAAGATGTGGCCCAATATGCTGGGCAACCTGAGATTCGGCTTGTACATGGCCGAAAACAACCTTTTCGAAGCCCGCTTCATCCTGCGTTTGAAAAGTGAAATCGGCCTGACCCCTGAACAGGAGCAGAAAATCGAAGACATGCTGCTGGCCAACGAGGAGGCCACCATCCGCCGCTCTTCGGACATCAAGGTGCTGGAATTGAAATTCGCCGCCCTGCTCAAAAACAACCGCATCGACCGCCGCGAAATGGAAAGCATGGCCCGCGCCATGGGCAAATTGAAAACCGATCTGCAGGTCGACCACCTCAACTACCTGCTCGACGTGCGCGACACGCTGACGCCGGAGCAGATCCAGAAAATCGAAAAACTGAAAAAGGATATCCCGGAACGGATTCGCGACAGAATGCACGGGCGCCGGGGCGACTTTCCCCCGCCCATGCCGCCCGATGAACAGGGCGACGAACCTTCCGACTCCGAAGCTCTATAAAAAGTCCTACTCTTCCTCTTCCTTGACCCGGCCTTCCTTGACCGCCTCGGCGACGATCTTTTTCTGCACTTGTCCGGGCACTTCTTCGTAATGGGAGAATTCCATGAAAAAGCTGCCGCGACCGCCGGTGATCGACGTCAGCGTCGGCTCGAAATCGAGCATTTCCGACATGGGCACCGAGGCCTTGACCACGTGGTTCTTGCCCTTGGTTTCCATGCCCTGGATCCGGCCGCGCCGGCCGCTCAGGTTGCCGTTGATCTCGCCCATGAACTCCTCGGGAATGACCACTTCCACCTTCATCACCGGCTCCAGGATGGTGGGCTTGGCCGCCTTCATGGCCATCTTGAAGGCCATGGACGACGCCATTTTGAACGCCATGTCCGAGGAATCGACTTCATGGTGGCTGCCGTCATACAGCTCGACTCTGAAATCGACCACCGGGTATCCGGCCAGCACGCCGGTGTTCTTGGCTTCGATGATCCCCTTCTCGATGGCCGGCACGAAGTTGCGCGGGATGGACATGCCGACCAACGAATTGGCGAATTCGAAATCGCTGCCGCGCGGCAGCGGTTCCATGCGGATCAGGACGTGGCCGTACTGGCCGCGGCCGCCGCTCTGCTTCTTGTATTTCTTCTCGACGTCGGACTTGCCGAGCACGGTTTCACGGTACGCAATTCTGGGCGGCCTCATCATCACTTCCACCCCATATTTGCGTTTCAGCTTGTTGACCACCAGTTCGACGTGCATATGGCCGTTACCGGAAATGACAAGTTCCTTGGTTTGCGGATCGCGCAGTATCTTCAGAGTCGGATCCTCCTCCATGATGCGCTGCAGGGCCGTGGAAATCTTACCTTCATCGGCCCGAGACTTGGGTTCGATGGCGAAAGAAATGGATGGC
The DNA window shown above is from Candidatus Aminicenantes bacterium and carries:
- a CDS encoding periplasmic heavy metal sensor, giving the protein MKTNRWLPFLLALSLALNLAFLAALVYKRAILRKSIVRPRLEIKDDFSLSSGQEAQVREIIHRFKLNSLQSKEDIRDKRVEIIEELGNPTCAAKKVNSLADELNQLENQLNRDFLAALLKINDILEPSQRLNLLYRLSRNWFFLTPIREKGGADE
- the fusA gene encoding elongation factor G (EF-G; promotes GTP-dependent translocation of the ribosome during translation; many organisms have multiple copies of this gene), which codes for PSISFAIEPKSRADEGKISTALQRIMEEDPTLKILRDPQTKELVISGNGHMHVELVVNKLKRKYGVEVMMRPPRIAYRETVLGKSDVEKKYKKQSGGRGQYGHVLIRMEPLPRGSDFEFANSLVGMSIPRNFVPAIEKGIIEAKNTGVLAGYPVVDFRVELYDGSHHEVDSSDMAFKMASSMAFKMAMKAAKPTILEPVMKVEVVIPEEFMGEINGNLSGRRGRIQGMETKGKNHVVKASVPMSEMLDFEPTLTSITGGRGSFFMEFSHYEEVPGQVQKKIVAEAVKEGRVKEEEE
- a CDS encoding Spy/CpxP family protein refolding chaperone yields the protein MNKKIVIFLVLLIALGLAVQAQANKKMWPNMLGNLRFGLYMAENNLFEARFILRLKSEIGLTPEQEQKIEDMLLANEEATIRRSSDIKVLELKFAALLKNNRIDRREMESMARAMGKLKTDLQVDHLNYLLDVRDTLTPEQIQKIEKLKKDIPERIRDRMHGRRGDFPPPMPPDEQGDEPSDSEAL